Proteins from a single region of Pongo pygmaeus isolate AG05252 chromosome 3, NHGRI_mPonPyg2-v2.0_pri, whole genome shotgun sequence:
- the UCP1 gene encoding mitochondrial brown fat uncoupling protein 1 gives MGGLTASDVHPTLGVQLFSAGIAACFADVITFPLDTAKVRLQVQGECPTSSAIRYKGVLGTITTLAKTEGRMKLYSGLPAGLQRQISSASLRIGLYDTVQEFLTAGKETTPSLGSKILAGLTTGGVAVFIGQPTEVVKVRLQAQSHLHGIKPRYTGTYNAYRIIATTEGLTGLWKGTTPNLMRSVIINCTELVTYDLMKEAFVKNNILADDVPCHLVSALIAGFWATAMSSPVDVVKTRFINSPPGQYKSVPNCAMKMFTNEGPTAFFKGLVPSFLRLGSWNVIMFVCFEQLKRELSKSRQTMDCAT, from the exons ATGGGGGGCCTGACAGCCTCGGACGTACACCCGACCCTGGGGGTCCAGCTTTTCTCAGCTGGAATAGCGGCGTGCTTCGCAGACGTGATCACCTTCCCGCTGGACACGGCCAAAGTCCGGCTCCAG GTCCAAGGTGAATGCCCGACGTCCAGTGCTATTAGATATAAAGGTGTCCTGGGAACAATCACCACTCTGGCAAAAACAGAAGGGCGGATGAAACTCTACAGCGGGCTGCCTGCGGGGCTTCAGAGACAAATCAGCTCCGCCTCTCTCAGGATCGGCCTCTATGACACGGTCCAGGAGTTCCTCACCGCAGGGAAAGAAA CAACACCTAGTTTAGGAAGCAAGATCTTAGCTGGTCTAACGACTGGAGGAGTGGCAGTATTCATTGGGCAACCCACAGAGGTCGTGAAAGTCAGACTTCAAGCACAGAGCCATCTCCACGGTATCAAACCTCGCTACACGGGGACTTATAACGCGTACAGAATAATAGCAACAACCGAAGGCTTGACGGGTCTTTGGAAAG ggaCTACTCCCAATCTGATGAGAAGTGTCATCATCAATTGTACAGAGCTAGTAACATATGATCTAATGAAGGAGGCCTTTGTGAAAAACAACATATTAGCAG ATGACGTCCCCTGCCACTTGGTGTCGGCTCTTATCGCTGGATTTTGGGCAACAGCTATGTCCTCCCCGGTGGATGTAGTAAAAACCAGATTTATTAATTCTCCACCAGGACAGTACAAAAGTGTGCCCAACTGTGCAATGAAAATGTTCACTAACGAAGGACCAACGGCTTTCTTCAAGGG GTTGGTACCTTCCTTCTTGCGACTCGGATCCTGGAACGTCATTATGTTTGTGTGCTTTGAACAACTGAAACGAGAACTGTCAAAGTCAAGGCAGACTATGGACTGTGCCACATAA